A DNA window from Ranitomeya imitator isolate aRanImi1 chromosome 2, aRanImi1.pri, whole genome shotgun sequence contains the following coding sequences:
- the FBXO46 gene encoding F-box only protein 46 — protein sequence MSAGSWSAASGRSDVMDSRLPSPLHLWSPGPFGAFPMSCASAESGDSAGAAEERAPPPESAECPRSGDDRVLLDTWYVIKPGNTKEKVAFFVAYQCAGSCSSPRLGGAKVKGRWSAGGSSRAKRRRHAVDLEAPPSVAEMVARAEGRGAEAAPARPPLVLVTSSEDGAEGHCRSVAEAVAQYEAEQAEREVRIAFRVAERPGDPITCDLYQLLSPEPHRVCVLLEKMESQQAESAEEAQAAPVAESGFHVDLVLTGAVDRCVFYGGEADETEPLPGQLFFPHLSAAPPPPPPPPPPVPPLCRLYRHVSHNFLEIRFQVQRLLQPRLYLPSLPDHVLLVIFSYLSTQSMAAIKCTCRRFRALIEDYGMRPCDSRWSQHPLYREDPCKQCKRIYKRGDVSMCRWHPKPYHHDLPYGRSYWMCCRQPDRAAPGCQLGLHDNNWVLPGEGTRVKGRGRGEGDEGR from the exons ATGAGCGCAGGGTCATGGTCAGCGGCAAGCGGCAG ATCTGACGTCATGGATTCCCGGCTGCCGTCTCCTCTTCACCTGTGGAGTCCAGGTCCGTTTGGTGCTTTTCCTATGAGCTGCGCCTCAGCAGAGAGCGGTGACAGTGCGGGGGCCGCGGAGGAGAGGGCCCCTCCCCCGGAGAGCGCTGAGTGCCCGCGGAGCGGCGATGACCGTGTCCTCTTGGATACGTGGTATGTTATCAAGCCCGGAAACACCAAGGAGAAAGTGGCCTTCTTTGTGGCTTATCAGTGCGCGGGGAGCTGCTCGTCCCCCCGGCTCGGAGGGGCTAAAGTCAAAGGTCGGTGGAGCGCAGGGGGCAGCTCCAGGGCAAAGAGACGTCGCCATGCTGTAGATCTAGAAGCTCCTCCCTCGGTAGCGGAGATGGTGGCTCGTGCGGAGGGCCGAGGGGCCGAAGCAGCCCCAGCCAGACCCCCGCTGGTCCTGGTGACGTCCTCTGAAGATGGCGCGGAGGGTCACTGCCGCAGTGTGGCCGAGGCTGTGGCCCAGTACGAGGCCGAGCAGGCAGAGCGAGAAGTCCGCATTGCCTTCCGCGTGGCCGAGAGGCCTGGAGACCCCATCACGTGTGACCTGTACCAGCTGCTGAGTCCGGAGCCGCACCGCGTCTGTGTCCTGCTGGAAAAGATGGAGTCGCAGCAGGCGGAGAGCGCGGAGGAGGCGCAGGCGGCGCCTGTGGCGGAGTCCGGCTTCCACGTAGACCTGGTGCTGACCGGAGCCGTTGACCGTTGTGTCTTTTATGGGGGGGAGGCTGATGAGACAGAACCGCTCCCTGGACAGCTCTTCTTCCCGCACCTCTCCGCTGCTCCTCCGCCCCCGCCGCCTCCTCCGCCGCCTGTCCCTCCTCTCTGCCGCCTCTACCGCCATGTCTCCCATAACTTCCTGGAGATCCGGTTCCAGGTTCAGCGCCTTCTCCAGCCGCGGCTTTACCTCCCGTCGTTACCGGACCACGTGCTCCTGGTGATCTTCAGCTACTTGTCCACGCAGTCAATGGCTGCCATAAAGTGCACGTGTCGGCGCTTCCGGGCGCTGATTGAGGACTATGGGATGCGGCCGTGTGACTCTCGCTGGAGCCAGCACCCCCTCTATCGGGAAGACCCCTGCAAACAGTGCAAACGGATTTACAAACGTGGCGATGTGTCCATGTGCCGCTGGCACCCCAAGCCTTACCACCACGACCTGCCCTACGGACGCTCCTACTGGATGTGCTGCCGCCAGCCCGACCGTGCGGCCCCCGGCTGCCAGCTGGGCCTTCATGACAATAACTGGGTGCTTCCGGGAGAAGGGACTCGGGTGAAAGGGCGGGGACGTGGGGAGGGGGACGAGGGGAGGTGA